From the Serratia nematodiphila DZ0503SBS1 genome, one window contains:
- a CDS encoding CopG family ribbon-helix-helix protein, protein MNTKVITAHVPLPLAEKVDEMAAKLERSRGWIVKQALTAWLEQEEERRRLTLAALADVEQQNVIDHESVEAWAASLDSDEPLPVPR, encoded by the coding sequence ATGAATACGAAAGTCATCACCGCTCATGTCCCGCTGCCTTTGGCTGAAAAGGTGGATGAAATGGCCGCCAAACTTGAACGCTCGCGGGGATGGATAGTGAAGCAAGCCCTCACCGCCTGGCTCGAGCAAGAGGAAGAGCGCCGTCGATTAACGCTGGCGGCGCTGGCCGATGTCGAACAGCAAAACGTTATCGATCATGAGTCGGTAGAAGCCTGGGCGGCCAGCCTGGACAGTGACGAGCCGCTGCCGGTACCGCGCTGA
- a CDS encoding type II toxin-antitoxin system RelE/ParE family toxin, translated as MELKWTSKALSDLARLFEFLALANRTAAANSVKALVAAPKALLDNPRLGERLDEFLPQEVRRILVGRYEIRYQVQPAAIYVLRIWHTREER; from the coding sequence ATGGAATTAAAATGGACGAGTAAGGCGCTATCGGATTTGGCGCGTTTGTTTGAGTTTCTTGCCTTGGCTAACCGCACTGCGGCAGCGAATTCGGTGAAGGCCTTGGTCGCCGCGCCTAAAGCGTTGCTCGATAATCCCCGCCTGGGTGAAAGATTGGACGAGTTTTTACCGCAGGAAGTGAGGCGTATTCTGGTCGGCCGCTATGAGATACGTTATCAGGTACAGCCGGCAGCGATTTATGTTCTGCGTATTTGGCATACCCGCGAAGAGCGATAG
- a CDS encoding LysR family transcriptional regulator, which produces MASSLPPLYALRAFESAARTGSFTLAAEELHLTPSAVSKHIKTLEQHFGCRLFQRNGPRIEVTPQGKIFAAELQQGFGRIEQACELFRSHRDLLRLKAPSTLTLRWLLDCLSRFRQTAQAFEVQAASVWMDIDSVDFFSEPYDCAILLGNGHFGANTAAAKLFDEWLIPICAPALLADGQRDLAACPLIHPSPDRRDWRRWLQKSGIATPIDLMRGQVFDSLEQGNAAAIAGHGVSIGDLALSLRTIEEGLLVLPCDVAVRTGDGYYLVWPEESAKRPLIERLQAFLTAQTPDVSRAAVRFIG; this is translated from the coding sequence ATGGCCAGTTCCCTTCCGCCGCTTTACGCCCTGCGCGCCTTCGAAAGCGCCGCCCGCACCGGCTCGTTCACGCTGGCCGCCGAGGAGCTGCATCTCACCCCGAGCGCGGTCAGCAAGCACATCAAAACGCTGGAGCAGCACTTCGGCTGCCGGCTGTTCCAGCGCAACGGCCCGCGTATCGAGGTCACGCCGCAGGGGAAAATCTTCGCCGCCGAGCTGCAGCAAGGGTTTGGCCGCATCGAGCAAGCCTGTGAGCTGTTCAGAAGCCACCGCGATCTGCTGCGGCTGAAGGCGCCCTCCACCCTGACCCTGCGCTGGCTGCTGGACTGCCTGAGCCGGTTCCGGCAAACGGCGCAGGCGTTCGAGGTGCAGGCAGCCAGCGTCTGGATGGACATCGACAGCGTGGATTTTTTCAGCGAACCCTACGACTGCGCCATCCTGCTCGGCAACGGCCATTTTGGCGCCAATACCGCCGCCGCCAAGCTGTTCGACGAATGGCTGATCCCGATTTGCGCCCCCGCGCTGCTCGCCGACGGGCAGCGGGATCTCGCCGCCTGCCCGCTGATCCACCCTTCGCCCGATCGGCGCGACTGGCGGCGCTGGCTGCAGAAAAGCGGCATCGCGACCCCGATCGATCTCATGCGCGGCCAGGTATTTGATTCGCTGGAACAGGGCAACGCGGCGGCCATCGCCGGGCACGGCGTCTCGATCGGCGATCTGGCGCTGAGCCTGCGGACGATTGAGGAGGGATTATTGGTGTTGCCTTGTGACGTCGCCGTGCGCACCGGCGACGGTTACTATCTGGTTTGGCCGGAAGAATCGGCAAAACGGCCGCTGATCGAACGTTTACAGGCGTTTCTCACCGCCCAAACGCCCGACGTCAGCCGGGCCGCCGTCAGGTTTATCGGGTAG
- a CDS encoding LysE family translocator, with protein sequence MNLSLLAAYFAAILLLIAAPGPVVAMVANTAARFGARRALLTALGSNGASLLLIGVAALIITGLFAVDMRLLQWIGLLGCLFIGRMAIVSLYEDLSARAPDVQPVAPPQKRSAILNGFLVGIANPKDIIFFVAFFPQFIAVTPSIGASLTLLTALWVLADFAILLTYITLLSGTALQRARRAISVLSALLLLGVAVVGTGYALWGLLG encoded by the coding sequence ATGAACCTGTCGTTGCTGGCGGCGTATTTCGCCGCCATTTTGTTGCTGATCGCCGCGCCGGGGCCGGTGGTGGCGATGGTGGCCAACACCGCGGCGCGCTTTGGCGCCCGGCGTGCGCTGTTGACCGCGCTGGGCAGCAACGGAGCCTCCTTGTTGCTGATCGGCGTCGCCGCGCTGATTATCACCGGGCTGTTCGCCGTGGATATGCGCTTGCTGCAGTGGATAGGCCTGCTGGGTTGCCTGTTTATCGGCCGTATGGCGATCGTCTCGCTGTATGAGGATTTATCCGCGCGAGCCCCCGATGTGCAGCCCGTTGCGCCGCCGCAAAAACGCTCGGCGATCCTGAACGGTTTTCTGGTGGGCATCGCCAACCCCAAAGACATTATCTTCTTCGTCGCCTTTTTCCCGCAGTTCATCGCCGTCACCCCCTCGATCGGCGCCAGCCTGACGCTGCTGACCGCGCTGTGGGTGCTGGCGGACTTCGCCATTTTGCTGACCTATATCACCCTGCTGTCGGGAACGGCGCTGCAGCGCGCGCGGCGGGCGATCTCTGTCCTGTCGGCGTTGCTGCTGTTGGGGGTGGCGGTGGTGGGAACGGGGTATGCGCTGTGGGGGCTGCTCGGCTGA
- a CDS encoding MFS transporter has product MKTTLPPAARLGRQALLFPLCLVLFEFATYIGNDMIQPGMLAVVADFNAGEEWVPTSMTAYLAGGIFLQWLLGPLSDRRGRRPVMLAGVAFFIVSCLAILLVTTIEQFIAMRFLQGIGLCFIGAVGYATIQESFEEAVCIKITALMANVALIAPLLGPLAGAALIHVAPWQSMFVLFAALAAIAFYGLWKAMPETATLQGEAFSAANLWRDYRQVLGNRRFLCGALAIGFASLPLLAWIAQSPVILISGESLSTLDYGLLQIPVFGALILGNLTLARLTGKNSVERLIKLGAGPMLLGLLIAALATQFSSHAYLWMTAGLSLYAFGIGLANAGLYRLTLFSSNVSKGTVSATMGMLSMMVFTVGIELAKVAYVWGGSGLFNLFNLISGLCWLTLVALFLAKRRNGDPTPQPNGAA; this is encoded by the coding sequence ATGAAAACGACATTACCACCTGCGGCACGTTTGGGCCGACAGGCGCTTTTATTCCCTCTTTGTCTGGTGCTGTTCGAGTTCGCCACCTATATCGGCAACGATATGATTCAGCCGGGCATGCTGGCCGTCGTGGCGGATTTCAACGCCGGCGAAGAGTGGGTGCCCACCTCGATGACCGCCTATCTGGCCGGCGGCATTTTCCTGCAGTGGCTGCTCGGGCCGCTGTCGGATCGTCGCGGCCGTCGCCCGGTGATGCTGGCCGGGGTGGCGTTCTTCATCGTCTCCTGCCTGGCGATCCTGCTGGTCACCACCATCGAGCAGTTTATCGCCATGCGTTTCCTGCAGGGCATCGGCCTGTGCTTTATCGGCGCGGTCGGCTACGCCACCATCCAGGAGTCGTTCGAGGAGGCGGTGTGCATCAAAATCACCGCCCTGATGGCTAACGTGGCGCTGATCGCCCCGCTGCTCGGGCCGCTGGCCGGCGCGGCGCTGATCCACGTCGCGCCGTGGCAGAGCATGTTTGTGCTGTTTGCGGCGCTGGCGGCCATCGCCTTCTACGGCCTGTGGAAAGCGATGCCGGAAACCGCCACGCTGCAGGGCGAGGCGTTTTCCGCCGCCAACCTGTGGCGCGACTACCGCCAGGTGCTGGGCAACCGCCGCTTCCTGTGCGGCGCCCTGGCGATCGGTTTCGCCAGCCTGCCGCTGCTGGCCTGGATCGCCCAGTCGCCGGTGATCCTGATCAGCGGCGAGTCGCTGTCGACGCTGGACTACGGCCTGCTGCAGATCCCGGTGTTCGGCGCGCTGATCCTCGGCAACCTGACGCTGGCACGCCTGACCGGCAAAAACAGCGTGGAGCGCCTGATCAAGCTGGGCGCAGGCCCGATGCTGCTGGGGCTGCTGATCGCCGCGCTGGCGACCCAGTTCTCCAGCCACGCCTACCTGTGGATGACCGCCGGCCTGAGTCTGTACGCCTTCGGCATTGGCCTGGCCAACGCCGGGCTGTACCGCCTGACGCTGTTCTCCAGCAACGTCAGCAAGGGCACAGTGTCGGCCACGATGGGCATGCTGAGCATGATGGTGTTCACCGTCGGCATCGAGCTGGCCAAGGTCGCCTACGTCTGGGGCGGCAGCGGGCTGTTCAACCTGTTCAACCTCATCAGCGGCCTGTGCTGGCTGACGCTGGTGGCGCTGTTCCTCGCCAAACGCCGCAACGGCGACCCCACGCCGCAGCCGAACGGCGCGGCGTAA
- a CDS encoding acyltransferase has translation MSEKIGWIDNLRAMACMMVVMIHATTYYVTNGAAIGLHNWDIANVLNSLSRVSVPLFFMISGYLFFGEKSAGRRHFTRIACCILFYSAIALIYIAAFTKIGFWPSLRGILQKPVFYHLWFFYAIAVIYLLSPLISVKPVSRRYLAVALVVLAALANPNTDKLAFGNAHLLPVNLYIYGDTFYYLLYALAGRAIGMMEARGRAVGWLAALGFALCVALIARGTKHQLFINGNFADTYYIYSGPLVFMAAVALLVWVKHCLPQPIGWLSAFSRHSLAIYGFHALIVNVMRSRHLDFTGHPLLDIFWVFGVALGGSLLLSVGLQRLDTRRLVS, from the coding sequence TTGAGCGAGAAAATCGGCTGGATAGACAACCTGCGGGCGATGGCGTGCATGATGGTGGTGATGATCCACGCCACCACCTATTACGTCACCAACGGCGCGGCGATAGGGTTGCACAACTGGGACATCGCCAACGTGCTGAACTCACTGTCGCGCGTATCGGTGCCGCTGTTCTTCATGATTTCCGGCTACCTGTTCTTCGGCGAAAAGAGCGCCGGCCGGCGGCATTTCACCCGCATCGCCTGCTGCATTCTGTTCTACAGCGCCATCGCGCTGATCTATATCGCGGCCTTCACCAAGATCGGTTTCTGGCCGTCGCTGCGCGGCATCCTGCAAAAGCCGGTGTTTTACCACCTGTGGTTTTTCTACGCCATCGCAGTGATTTACCTGCTGTCGCCGCTGATCAGCGTCAAGCCGGTGTCGCGCCGCTATCTGGCCGTCGCGCTGGTGGTGTTGGCGGCGCTCGCCAACCCGAATACCGACAAGCTGGCCTTCGGCAACGCGCACCTGCTGCCGGTTAACCTGTATATCTACGGCGATACCTTCTACTACCTGCTGTATGCGTTGGCCGGGCGGGCGATTGGCATGATGGAGGCGCGCGGGCGCGCCGTGGGCTGGTTGGCGGCGCTAGGATTTGCGCTGTGCGTGGCGCTGATCGCGCGCGGCACCAAGCATCAGCTGTTCATCAACGGCAACTTCGCCGATACCTACTACATCTACAGCGGCCCGCTGGTGTTTATGGCGGCGGTGGCGCTGTTGGTGTGGGTGAAACACTGTTTGCCGCAGCCGATCGGCTGGCTGAGCGCGTTTTCCCGCCATTCGCTGGCGATTTACGGTTTTCACGCCCTTATCGTTAACGTGATGCGCAGCCGGCACTTGGATTTCACCGGCCACCCGCTGCTGGATATCTTCTGGGTGTTCGGCGTGGCGCTGGGGGGCAGCCTGCTGCTGTCTGTTGGCCTGCAGCGGCTGGATACCCGCCGGCTGGTGTCATAG
- a CDS encoding GlxA family transcriptional regulator, producing MPQAVYFLLLPNVLSLDVSGPAETLRLAGSFSLRYLSPAPQLVCSIGMTLSGLQPLPERLEDGAILVLPGVGDSQRYFAGEEAEQARRWLATLRPDLQRQRITLVCICSGALLAAQAGLLDGYQCTTHHDVIERIRLQAPAAQVKENRIFVEDRGVYTSAGITTGIDLALHLVHRHCGSGRARDVARDMVVYFRRAGDDPQLSPWLRYRNHLHPAVHRAQDVMAAEPEADWSVPQVAEKAHVSSRHLARLFRSHVGISVREYHEQLRLAVAQQRLQQGYGLEKAALAAGFSSGRQLRRAQQRQRSPL from the coding sequence ATGCCGCAGGCCGTCTATTTTCTGCTGTTGCCCAACGTGCTGTCGCTCGACGTCAGCGGCCCGGCGGAAACCCTGCGCCTCGCCGGGTCGTTCAGCCTGCGTTACCTCAGCCCGGCGCCGCAGCTCGTCTGCTCCATCGGCATGACGCTGAGCGGCCTGCAGCCGTTGCCCGAACGCCTGGAAGACGGCGCCATCCTGGTGTTGCCAGGCGTCGGCGATTCGCAGCGCTATTTCGCCGGTGAAGAGGCCGAGCAGGCCCGCCGCTGGCTGGCGACGCTGCGGCCCGATCTGCAGCGGCAGCGCATCACCCTGGTGTGCATCTGCTCCGGCGCGCTGCTGGCGGCGCAGGCCGGGCTGCTCGACGGCTATCAGTGCACCACCCACCACGACGTCATCGAACGTATCCGCCTGCAGGCGCCGGCGGCGCAGGTGAAAGAGAACCGCATCTTCGTCGAAGACCGCGGCGTCTATACCAGCGCGGGCATCACCACCGGCATCGATTTGGCACTGCACCTGGTCCACCGCCACTGCGGCTCCGGCCGGGCGCGCGACGTCGCACGCGACATGGTGGTTTATTTCCGCCGCGCCGGCGACGATCCGCAGCTGTCGCCCTGGCTGCGTTACCGCAACCACCTGCACCCGGCGGTGCACCGCGCGCAGGACGTGATGGCCGCCGAGCCGGAAGCCGACTGGTCGGTGCCGCAGGTGGCGGAGAAGGCGCACGTCAGCAGCCGCCATCTGGCGCGGCTGTTTCGCAGCCACGTCGGCATCAGCGTGCGGGAATATCATGAACAGCTGCGGTTGGCGGTGGCGCAACAGCGCCTGCAGCAAGGGTATGGGTTGGAGAAGGCCGCGCTGGCGGCCGGTTTTTCTTCCGGGCGGCAGCTGCGCCGCGCCCAGCAGCGCCAGCGCTCGCCGCTATGA
- a CDS encoding isochorismatase family protein: MSQSALLIIDVQQSFQHRPFWQEDDLPAFQQALTRLIAGCQQRGAALVDVLHVSPQGPFSLASGHVQRLPFLTHQADITVHKHVHNALTESGLDAWLRERDINHLIISGIRTEQCCETTTRVASDLGYRVTFVTEATLTFPMRHPDGEVFTPAQLKRHTETVLVDRFARIASVDEALAQLAQE; this comes from the coding sequence ATGTCACAGAGCGCGTTATTGATCATCGATGTCCAGCAATCATTCCAGCACCGTCCATTCTGGCAGGAGGACGATCTGCCGGCGTTTCAACAGGCGCTGACCCGCCTGATCGCGGGCTGTCAGCAACGCGGCGCGGCGCTGGTCGACGTGCTGCACGTCTCGCCGCAGGGGCCGTTCTCGCTGGCTTCGGGCCACGTGCAGCGCCTGCCATTCCTCACCCACCAAGCGGATATCACCGTGCATAAGCATGTACACAATGCGCTGACCGAATCCGGCCTCGACGCCTGGCTGCGCGAGCGGGATATCAACCACCTGATCATCTCCGGCATCCGCACCGAACAGTGCTGTGAAACCACCACCCGGGTGGCGTCCGATCTCGGTTATCGGGTGACCTTCGTCACCGAGGCGACGCTGACCTTCCCGATGCGCCATCCCGACGGTGAAGTCTTTACCCCCGCGCAGCTGAAGCGGCATACTGAAACCGTACTGGTCGATCGTTTCGCCCGCATCGCCAGCGTGGATGAGGCGCTGGCGCAACTCGCACAGGAGTAA
- a CDS encoding amidohydrolase family protein codes for MENPQQPGRRAFLSQTGKLTTACAVIGLTGGMAQAASPSGEPCAPTPMTLTDRHYCLSEVRLEDGFEYDGDTVIGTRTALYTLEIKDGKIAAIHAANAALPAGVPRYQAQGQLLLPAFRDMHIHLDKTFYSGPWQAPRPRQGKTIMDMIALEQTLIPKLLPTSQQRAENLIALLQSKGSTVARSHCNIDPVSGLKSLEHLQRALENHQADFSCEIVAFPQHGLLHSRVDALMREAMQMGVQYVGGLDPTNVDGAMEKSLDAMFQIALDTGKGVDIHLHETSPAGVAAINYMIATVEKNPALRGKVTISHAFALTTLTPGELAETATRLAAQQITIASTVPIGSLMMPLPQLSEKGVFVMTGTDSVIDHWSPFGTGDILEKANLYAQLYRGSDEYHLSRAMAISTGGVLPLDDKGQRAWPKAGDAAEFVLVNASCSAEAVARLPARSATFHQGRLVAGQVSKA; via the coding sequence GTGGAAAACCCTCAACAACCGGGCCGCAGAGCCTTCCTCAGCCAAACCGGCAAACTTACCACCGCCTGCGCGGTGATCGGCCTGACCGGCGGCATGGCGCAGGCCGCTTCGCCTAGCGGCGAGCCGTGTGCGCCAACGCCGATGACCCTGACCGATCGCCATTACTGCCTGAGCGAGGTGCGGCTGGAAGACGGCTTTGAATACGACGGCGACACGGTGATCGGCACCCGCACCGCGCTGTACACGCTTGAGATCAAAGACGGCAAGATCGCCGCCATTCACGCCGCCAACGCCGCGTTGCCCGCCGGCGTGCCCCGCTATCAGGCGCAGGGCCAGCTGCTGCTGCCGGCGTTTCGCGATATGCACATCCACCTGGACAAAACCTTCTACAGCGGCCCGTGGCAGGCGCCGCGCCCGCGCCAGGGCAAAACCATCATGGACATGATCGCGCTGGAGCAGACGCTGATCCCGAAACTGCTGCCCACCTCGCAGCAGCGGGCGGAAAATCTGATCGCCCTGCTGCAATCCAAAGGCAGCACCGTGGCGCGCAGCCACTGCAATATCGATCCGGTCAGCGGCCTGAAAAGCCTGGAGCACCTGCAGCGCGCGCTGGAAAACCACCAGGCGGACTTCAGCTGTGAAATCGTCGCCTTCCCGCAGCACGGCCTGCTGCACTCCAGGGTCGATGCGCTGATGCGCGAAGCGATGCAGATGGGCGTGCAGTACGTCGGCGGGCTGGATCCGACCAACGTCGACGGCGCGATGGAGAAATCGCTGGACGCCATGTTCCAGATCGCCCTCGATACCGGCAAAGGCGTGGATATCCACCTGCATGAAACCAGCCCGGCCGGGGTCGCCGCCATCAACTACATGATCGCCACCGTGGAGAAAAACCCGGCGCTGCGCGGCAAGGTCACCATCAGCCACGCTTTCGCCCTGACCACGCTGACGCCGGGCGAACTGGCGGAAACCGCCACCCGGCTGGCGGCGCAGCAGATCACCATCGCCTCCACGGTGCCGATCGGCAGCCTGATGATGCCGCTGCCGCAGCTCAGCGAGAAAGGGGTGTTCGTGATGACCGGCACCGACAGCGTGATCGACCACTGGTCGCCGTTCGGCACCGGCGACATCCTGGAGAAGGCCAACCTGTACGCCCAGCTGTACCGCGGCTCCGACGAGTATCACCTGTCGCGCGCCATGGCCATCTCCACCGGCGGCGTGCTGCCGCTGGACGATAAGGGCCAGCGCGCCTGGCCGAAAGCCGGCGATGCCGCCGAGTTCGTGCTGGTCAACGCCAGCTGTTCCGCCGAGGCGGTCGCCCGCCTGCCGGCGCGCAGCGCCACCTTCCATCAGGGGCGCCTGGTGGCTGGCCAGGTGAGCAAAGCCTAA
- a CDS encoding LysR family transcriptional regulator, translating into MNRYPMFNPQLLLSFVAVCDSNSFTRAAERVFLSQSTVSQQVRRLEEMLGKPLFERSSHQVLLTEEGVKLLSYARRIIALNEEAHDALTGIWRDGVLRIGMPEDFAVPTTELLAEFSREHPHLRLDVASGLSADLHSAYAREELDLILVKQRRQQPPRAARPEPLLWLDSLAFPAIEQSPVPLAVFPLSGLYRDELCQALDNLGKRWRIGYSSASLAALTAASAAGLGVTLLPAGCRLPTHRVLGAAEGLPPIDSFELALYYRDGAPAATLALAQRLTVFCGLI; encoded by the coding sequence ATGAATCGCTACCCGATGTTCAATCCGCAGCTGCTGCTCAGCTTCGTCGCCGTGTGCGACAGCAACAGCTTCACCCGCGCCGCAGAGCGGGTGTTCTTGTCGCAGTCCACCGTCAGCCAGCAGGTGCGCCGGCTGGAAGAGATGCTGGGCAAGCCGCTGTTTGAACGCTCCTCGCATCAGGTGCTGCTGACCGAAGAAGGCGTCAAGCTGTTGAGCTACGCGCGCCGCATTATCGCGCTGAATGAAGAAGCCCATGACGCGCTGACCGGCATCTGGCGCGACGGCGTGCTGCGAATCGGTATGCCGGAAGATTTCGCCGTGCCCACCACCGAGCTGCTGGCGGAATTCAGCCGCGAGCACCCGCACCTGCGGCTGGACGTCGCCAGCGGCCTGAGCGCCGATCTGCACAGCGCCTACGCGCGTGAAGAGCTGGATCTGATCCTGGTGAAGCAGCGCCGCCAGCAACCGCCGCGCGCCGCGCGGCCGGAACCGCTGCTGTGGCTGGACAGCCTGGCCTTCCCGGCCATCGAACAATCGCCGGTGCCACTGGCGGTGTTTCCGCTCAGCGGCCTGTACCGCGACGAGCTGTGCCAGGCGCTCGACAACCTCGGCAAACGCTGGCGCATCGGCTACAGCAGCGCCAGCCTGGCGGCGCTGACCGCCGCTTCCGCCGCCGGGCTGGGCGTCACCCTGCTGCCGGCCGGCTGTCGTTTACCCACGCACCGGGTGCTGGGGGCGGCCGAAGGATTGCCGCCGATAGACAGCTTCGAACTGGCGCTCTACTACCGCGACGGCGCCCCCGCCGCCACGCTGGCGCTGGCCCAGCGTCTGACGGTGTTTTGCGGGTTGATATAA
- a CDS encoding cyanate transporter, with amino-acid sequence MLNHSVNSPSPRRWLNPLLLALVLIGLNMRPLLTSIGPLLPTLRQATGLSFGGAALLTTLPVLMMGLMALAGGAINRLFSERSAVALSLLAIGLGALWRELAPGSVQLLMSAVLGGLGIGVIQAVMPGIIKHHFLKSMALVAGLWSAALMGGGGLGAAITPWLMSAGHDWHSALAWWALPALVALLAWWPVSRGLSRLGAAGEHRGSSLLRNRRAWLLGAYFGLINGGYTSLIAWLPPYYMQLGWQPQASGSLLALMTFGQVMGALLLPALARNHDRRPLLLLALMMQLIGFIGLIYLPQTLPWLWVLLSGLGLGGAFPLCLVLALDHLHQPAAAGRLVAFMQGVGFLLAGVTPYLSGLLRDYSGGFELDWQIHALLVVVLIAITWRFHPHSYRRAFAE; translated from the coding sequence GTGTTAAATCATTCTGTTAATTCACCTTCTCCACGTCGCTGGCTCAACCCTCTGTTGCTGGCGCTGGTGTTGATCGGCCTGAACATGCGGCCGCTGTTGACTTCGATCGGCCCGTTGCTGCCGACGTTGCGCCAGGCCACCGGGCTGAGTTTTGGCGGCGCGGCGCTGCTGACCACGCTGCCGGTGCTGATGATGGGGCTGATGGCGCTGGCGGGCGGCGCCATCAACCGACTGTTCAGCGAACGCAGCGCCGTGGCGTTGAGCCTGCTGGCGATCGGGCTGGGCGCGCTTTGGCGCGAACTGGCCCCCGGCAGCGTGCAACTGTTAATGAGCGCGGTGCTGGGCGGGCTCGGCATCGGGGTGATCCAGGCGGTGATGCCCGGCATCATCAAGCATCACTTCCTTAAAAGCATGGCGCTGGTGGCGGGGCTGTGGTCGGCGGCGCTGATGGGCGGCGGCGGGCTGGGTGCGGCGATCACCCCATGGCTGATGAGCGCGGGGCATGACTGGCACAGCGCGCTGGCCTGGTGGGCGTTGCCGGCCCTGGTGGCGCTATTGGCCTGGTGGCCGGTCAGCCGCGGGCTGTCTCGCCTGGGCGCGGCGGGCGAACACCGCGGCTCAAGCCTGCTGCGCAACCGGCGCGCCTGGCTGCTCGGCGCCTATTTCGGCCTGATCAACGGCGGCTATACCAGCCTGATCGCCTGGCTGCCGCCGTATTACATGCAGCTTGGCTGGCAGCCGCAGGCCAGCGGTTCGCTGCTGGCGCTGATGACCTTTGGCCAGGTGATGGGCGCGCTGCTGCTGCCAGCGCTGGCGCGCAATCATGACCGGCGGCCGCTGCTGCTGCTGGCGCTGATGATGCAACTGATCGGCTTTATCGGCCTGATTTATCTGCCGCAGACGTTGCCGTGGCTGTGGGTGTTGCTTTCCGGGCTGGGGCTGGGCGGCGCGTTCCCGCTGTGCCTGGTGCTGGCGCTCGATCACCTGCACCAGCCGGCGGCGGCCGGGCGGCTGGTGGCCTTTATGCAGGGCGTCGGGTTTCTGCTGGCGGGCGTGACGCCCTACCTCTCCGGCCTGCTGCGCGACTACAGCGGCGGCTTCGAGCTGGACTGGCAGATCCATGCGCTGCTGGTGGTGGTGCTGATCGCCATTACCTGGCGCTTCCACCCGCACAGCTACCGACGGGCGTTCGCCGAATAA